Genomic DNA from Jonesia denitrificans DSM 20603:
CGGGGGTGGTGTTGTCAGTGATTTATGTGCGCGCCCCCCAAGAACACAAGAAAAAGACCGCGATCATCGGCTCCGTTACCGTCGCGGTCCTTCTCATTACTCTTGCAGTTGTGCGTTATGCAGTTGTTGGCCAGCTCACGTCATAGAGTGACCTGGCTGTGCGCGCCCCCGGTGGTGTTAACGCCACCGGGTCGCGAGACCAAGCCCACCGAGCATGATGACAAACCCAACGGCAATGTTCCACTGACCAATCCACGGTAGTGGTAACCCGAGAGTTGCTGAGGTGAGGTAGTACACGATGACCCACAAACACCCAACGATGAGTAACGTCACCATCGTAGGGGCAAGCCATGCAGGGTTCCCCACCTGCTGGGGGGTGTGGTCAGCTTGTGTGACCTCGTCGTCTTGGTGACGCTTCTTCCGCGAGCGTGAAACCGGCACAATAAACTCCAATAATGAACGGAAACCTTGCCCAACAGCATACGGCACAGACCGTGTGAACTGTCAGCCGCTGGGGTGTACTACCCTGAGAACGACAGTGCTCTGAGAGCCTGAACTAACCCAAGGAACACCATGTCGTCTGCGATAACCACACGATCCGCTCGTATCCGCACTGCCGTGTCAGTGGGGGTGGTGCTGTTCCTTGCCCTGTGGATGATCCGCGCCAGCGCTGAGACAGCTGACAGCCAGAACACCAGGCAATCTGAAGGCCTCGCTGACCTCATTCGTACTGAGTCCACCCGCCAAGCTGATCTCATCACCACGTTGGGGGAACTGGAAACCTCAGTCGCGGACATGACCAAAATTGCCGAAACTACACTGCCCACGCTTCCTACCAATGTAGAGAAAGCAACGGCGTTGTCATTGGGAATGCAAGAAGTCACCGGACCTGGTGTGCGCCTAGCCATGTGGGACGCCCCGCAAACAGAAGACAACCTTGCCCGTTTCACCCCAGACGACCTGGTTGTTCACCAGCAAGACCTGCAAGGGGCTATCAACGCACTGTGGGCCGGCGGCGCAGAAGCAATGACGCTGCAAGGACAACGGGTCACTCCAACCACAGCTTTCCGATGTGTGGGAAACGTCCTGCTTCTTCACGGACAGGTGTACTCACCCCCGTTCGTGGTCGAAGCGGTGGGTGACCCATCCGCCTTGACGGAGGCTGTTGATAACTCTCCGGTCCTTCAGGTGTACCAACAGTACGTGGATGTTGTGCAATTGGGGTGGGAGTTCGCAGAGCAAGAATCGGTGACTGCACCAGCAGCCTCTCGTGCCCCCTCCCTCAAATACGCGACAGTACCGGAGGACACAGACCTGTGGCAGGTCGCTGACTAAAGAACGGTCAGCACCCCACCTTTGGGCACGCTCGCGTTATGATCGTGTCACTTTCTTTCCCGCGCGGTGTCACCCCGCCGCTCGTCACATCGACGGTTCCTGTTTGGGAGGGCACTATGGTCTCAATTTTGGTTATCGACAACTACGATTCGTTTGTGTACACGATCGTGGGGTACCTCAACGAGCTGGGGGCCACTACCCATGTCGTGCGTAACGATGCGGTACCCCACGTGGCGGACCGCGCCACCTACGATGGGATTCTCGTGTCCCCGGGGCCGGGTACCCCCGCAGCCGCAGGCGAGTCCATGCAGGTGATCCGCGACTGCGCAGCCACCGGAACCCCCATGTTGGGTGTGTGTTTAGGACACCAAGCGTTAGGTGAAGTGTTTGGTGGGACGGTCACGCATGCGCCGGAACTGATGCACGGGAAAACAAGTCCGGTCACCCACGACGGTACAGGCGTGTTCGCTGGGTTACCTTCCCCCTTCACAGCGACCCGCTACCATTCCCTCGCCGTGGTCAACGGGACCGTCTCCGACGATCTTGTGGTCACAGCCCAGGTGGAAACCGAGTCCGGCCCCATCATCATGGGATTACAGCACCGCACACTGCCGTTGCACGGGGTGCAGTTCCACCCAGAATCAGTTCTCACTGAAGGTGGACACCGCCTGCTAGCAAACTGGTTGGAACTGTGCGGATCAACTGATGCGGTCGCAAAATCAGCAGGAATGGCACCTCTGGTTCGTTCCTGAGGGCCAGCGGCCTGATCGCAGTGGTCGAAATACGGTCTACCGTATGAGTATGAGCGAACGCTATCTCCACGGTAAACCCGTGACTGATGAGCAGATTCAAGCATGGGCTGATGAGGCAGAAGCTGGGTACGACCCAAACAAACTGCGGCTAGCGCGGAGTGCTTTGCGCGACCGCTTCGAGCGCGAACACTGTGACTGCGGTGAGTACAACACGGAAACTGCGCAGGAGAACGAACAGCAGTGAGCGGTCAGACCAACCAGCGGTGAGGACGCAGAGTTGCCAGCGGTGACGGCAGATTCGCCACCCCCCCAATCCGCTTCTGAACACACGTACCCGGCAGAGCCAGGGAACGGGCTGATTTCTCCACACAACAGCAAGGGCGGTGCACCTAGTGGTGCACCGCCCTCATGTATGCCGTGGGCGAAGGAATCAGGACAAGACCTGGTGACTAGTCGTCATCCTCTCCGCCCTGGTCTCCATTTCCCCAACCACCATCACCCTCATCACCGTTTCCGGGGTTCTGGTTTTCGGGGCCCTTGGACACAATGACTTTCACTTCACTACCAACATCGCGTTGTTGACCAGCATCAGGTTCTGTGCGCATCACCTGGCCAGCTGGCACACCATTGTCAAAGACTTCTTCCACGCGAGGAATCAAACCAAGCCGGAAGAGTTCCCCTTCAGCCGACGCACGGTCCCAACCAGTGAGGCTAGGCACCGTCACCTGTTGGATTTCCACCTTCTTCGCAATGGTCAAGGTGATGGTGCTTCCCTGGTCAACAGCACCTGGTCCAGGTGATTGCTTGAGGATCGTTCCTTTCTCAGCGTCTTCGCTTTCTTCTTCAACGGTTTCAACACGCAACCCGAGTTCAGTGAGTTTCGCTTTCGCTTCCTCTAGGTTCATCGGGGTCACATCAGGGACCTCAACCTGCCCATCAGAGATGAACAATTTCACCGAAGCGCCACGTTCCAGGGACGTCCCGGCAGCCGGGTCAGTCCGGGTGACATCACCCTTAGGAATGTCCTTTGAATGCTCGGATGTAGCACCGCCAGACACATCAAGGCCAGCGCTCTCCAACGCATTGATTGCCTGATCCTGGGACATCCCTTGAACGTCAGGGACAGACGTCGCATCAGGACCAGCAGAGAACCACAACTCCACCTCAGTGGCAGGGTCAACCTCTTCATTGGCGGGAGGGTTCGAACGAATGAACACACCCTCCTCAATCTCGGAGGACTTCTCAGTGGCCACCAGCGGAGACTTCGTGAAACCAGCTTCAGTCAGTTCCGTTCGTGCTTCCTCAACTGTCATTCCCGTCAAATCAGGCATGGTGACAGGCTCTGCGTCCTTGTTGCCACCCCCACCCAACAACGAGAAGCCAATGATGGCAAGCACAGCAATAACAGCGACCACCACAAGCGTCCAAATGATCTTCCGCCTGTTATTGGTTTCTTCCTCGTCATCCTCCACATCAAGCACACCACCCTGTGGGGTGGTCTGCCACGGGGCAGGGTTCTGGGCCGGTGGAACCGGAGAACCAAACACCTGGGTTGCAGCAGCCGCAGGAGAAAGAACCTGGGTTGCTTGCGCATCGGCAGGAGGAACAGCACCAAACGCCTGCGTTGCAGCAACCGTCTCCCCACGGGCCGCGGCTTCTAACGCAGCACGGAACTCAGCGGCCGTAGCAAACCGGTCATCCCGGTTCTTCGCCAATGCCCGTAACACAATAGAATCCAGCACCGCAGGAACATCCTGCGCAACCTTGCTCGGTGGAACAGGCTCCTCACGAACATGCTGATACGCCACCGCAACAGGAGAATCACCCACAAAAGGTGGGCGCCCAGTCAACAGTTCATACAGCAAACATCCCGTGGAATACAGGTCAGAACGCGTGTCGACTGTCTCACCACGTGCCTGCTCAGGCGACAAATACTGGGCAGTACCAATCACCGCCTGCGTTTGCGTCATCGCTGACGAATCCGCCAACGCCCGCGCAATACCAAAGTCCATGACCTTGACTGCACCCGTTGACGTGAGCATCACGTTCGCGGGCTTAATGTCACGGTGGACAATGCCCGCATGGTGCGAATACTCCAGTGCAGACAACACACCAGCAGTAATTTCGATCGCCTCATCGATGGGCACGGCCGCGCCGTCACGCAAAATGTCACGAACCGTGTGACCCTCTACGTACTCCATGACAATGAACGGCACGTGCGCAACACCGCCACCAGACTCAGCTGACGTGTCCTCACCTGTGTCATACACAGCCACAATCGCAGGGTGGTTCAATGACGCCGCAGCCTGAGCTTCACGGCGAAAACGGGCTTGGAACGATGGGTCACGAGCCAGGTCAGAACGCAAAATCTTAATCGCGACGGTCCGACCGAGACGATTATCGCGCCCAATGTGGACCTCGGCCATACCGCCGCGGCCAATGAGCTCGCCTACCTCGTATCGTCCCGCCAGAGTGCGGGGGGCGGGGTTTACCACTGCACGTCCTTACCTGTGAGGGTGACACCAAAAGAGCCACCAAGAGAATCGTCATGTTGCGATGTCGGCAATGCTGAAATGAATTCTACTGGGCGCGTCCAGTAAGGAACATGGTCAGCAGAACCTGTTGTGGAGGCACCTGGACTCACCAAACCCTTGATCAGCGTGGCCAACATGATGAGAGCCACCACTGTGATGAGCCCCAACGTGAACCACCCAAGACTACGCACCCGATCCAACAAACCTTGAGAACCAGGTGGAACACGAGACGGCCGGGACGAAGAACCACCAAGTCCCCCCGACTGTGCGTGCGGAATGCGACCGCTGCCAGACCCAGCCGAGGCAGAGCCTGCGGTGCGGGCCGCCGCCCGCGCATCGTTGATTCGGGCGTTCCGCAAATCAGAGAGTTGACCACGCGGACGGGTAGCACCCAACTCGTCATAGTCCGCAGGATTCAGACGAGGGCGAGATGATGCCGGAGCTGACTGTGCCGACTGGGCTTGTGCGTTGAGCTTTGCCGCCTGGTGGGCTCGCCGCGAATTTGAGGACGACGGACCTCGTTGCCCCCCACCGCTTGCGTCGCGTTGACCGGGACGCCGATGCGACGCACCAGCCGGGGCGGACGAAGAACCAACTGGAGTGATCGGGGAGTCCACCCCTGCTCCAGCAGCCGGCCGACTCTGAGGAGTAGCGCGCGCTGGAACGCTACCAGGGCCCCCGTCCGTGAACGGAGAGGACGGAGCGACAGCACGCTCAGGTCGCGGGCCAGTGTGATCAACTGACGGTGCACTGTGTGGGGGACGGCGGAGAATCTGAGGACCGGTGTCCTCAATGACGTGATGACGTGTCGGATCCAACGCAAGATGATCGGGTTTCTTCCCCACCGGCCACGGGTTGTCCGCAATAGTGCGGGCAATATCCTCAAACGTGTGGGCAAGTGCGGCGCCCGACCGTGGGCGCTCCAACGGATCCTTGGCCAGCATCTTCATAATGATGGCTACCAAATCTGGGTGCACATTCTTCGGAAGTGGGGGCACCGCCTCATTGACATGCGCGACCGCAATATCAACCGGGGTCTTCCCCGTGAATGGACGGTTCCCTGCAACTGCTTCGTAGGCAACAATCCCCAGAGCATAAATATCCGATGCCCCGGTCGCTGGCCGGCCAACAGCCTGCTCTGGCGACAAATACTGGGCTGTTCCCATCACCATCCCAGCAGCAGTCATGGGGATTTGATTTGCGGCTAATGACACCCCAAAGTCGGTGATTTTTACTTCTCCGGTGTGCTCCAACAAAATGTTGCCAGGTTTAATGTCGCGGTGAACGACCCCACCCACATGTGCAGCGTGCAGTGCCCGCGCCGTTTGGGCGAGGATCGACAAAAGACGGGCAGCAGGCAGAACAGGTTCACGCTCTAACAAGTCAGACATGGGTTCGCCGCCGACAAGTTCCATGACTAAGTACGCGGAGCCGCCCTGTTCGCCGTAGTCATACAACTGAGCGATGTTCGCGTGGGACAGCGACGCAGCGTTGCGGGCTTCAGTGCGGAAACGTGCCAAGAAGTCTGGGTTTCCCACGAACTCCGGTTTGAGCACCTTCACGGCAATGTCTCGTGCGAGTGACTCGTCGCGAGCTACCCACACTTCGCCCATGCCGCCGACCGCGATCTGGCGCACGAGCCGGTAACGGTTGTTAAACGCTACCCCTGGTGCGGCCTTCACTGGGAAATCACCGCCTCCATGATGTGGCGGGCAATGGGGGCCGCGACCGCACCTCCGGTCGCCTCAGAACCAGCGGAACCACCATTTTCGACAACGACAGCCACAACGACTTGTGGGTTGTCTGCCGGGGCGAATGCCGTGAACCAGGCGTGAGCGGACGAGTCCCCACCAGTTTCGGCAGTTCCGGTTTTCCCTGCCACATCGACCCCGGAAATTTGGGCGGCTTTCCCCGTTCCATCGCGAACCACAGAGGTCATCATGCGAGTCAGTTGGTCAGCTGTGCTCTGCGAAATTGGTGTTCCGTAGCGCTGTGGTGACGTGGTCGACATGACCGATAAGTCAGGGTTTCGTACCTGGTCAATGAGGTATGGGGTCATCAGTTCGCCACCATTGGCGATCGCAGATGTCACCATTGCAACCTGCAGTGGGGTGACTCGAACATCTTGCTGCCCAATAGCTGACAGTGCGGTCTGAGCGTCGTTCTCGTTTTCTGGGTACCGCGAAGCGGTCACAGTCATGGGGACGCGAATGCTGTCACCAAACCCGAAGGCTTCCGCCTGGTCGGAGATCTTCTGTTGCCCCAGTTCATTGCCCAGGATCGCGAAGGAGGTGTTGCAGGAAATTTTCAGTGCATCGGCAAGCGGCATGGTGTCGCCGCTGGTGCAGGACGCCCCACCAAAGTTTGGTAGATCAGTTTGCGTACCAGGTAACCGGTAGGTCACAGGCGCTTCGATCGCGCTGTCTTCCGTGTAACCATTTTCCAACGCTGCTGCAGCTGTCACGAGTTTGAACACCGATCCTGGTGGATATGTGTCGCCAGCAATCGTGCGGTTAATAAGTGGCTTGTCGGGATCTTCTAGCAGCGAGTTGTAGGACGCTCGGACATCAGCACTGGAGTGAGTGGCCATCGTATTGGGGTCAAACGACGGGGATGACACCATGGCGAGGATAGCCCCTGTGGTGGGGTCTAGTGCCACGGCGGCCCCGCGTTGCCCTCCCAGCGCGTCCCACGCGGCTTGCTGGGCTACCGGGTTGATTGTGAGTTCCACTGCGGACCCCTGTGGGTCCTCACCGGTGATGAGATTTTCCAGGCGGGCCCAGGCAAGAGAGTCCGAGGACCCGTTGAGGTATTCGTTTGCTGCTAGTTCGATGCCGGTTCGCCCGTACACCACGGAGTAGAACCCGGTGATAGGTGCGTAGAGTTCGCCTTGGGGGTAGGTTCGCTGGTATTTGAACGCGTCGTCGATTGGTTCGGTGGACGCGATTTCCTCTCCTGCGACAATGATTGCGCCGCGGTTTGTCCCAAATTCACGGTACAGCGACCGGACGTTGCGGGAATCGGCGTTCAGTTCCGGTGCTTGCACAAAGGAAATCCACGTGGATGACGCAAACAGGGACAAGAACAAGACGAGAGCGATGACGGATACTCGGCGGATCGGTTTATTCACGCGTCATCCCTCCTTGTCTGGTCGATGTGTTGAGTTGCTTGGGAGTCGTTGGGTTGAGGGGGTACCACCGGGATTTCGACAGGTGTGACTACAGGAAATCCTGATGCTGCAGTGGACGGTCGATGAGTGTCGTGGTCGGCGGGGCTTGTGTGCTCAGGTTGTGGCGAGGAGGTGCCCGGTGTTGGCGGTGGTTGGGTGGAAATCAGTTGGGTTCCTGCTTGATCGAGTTGTTGCATCC
This window encodes:
- the pknB gene encoding Stk1 family PASTA domain-containing Ser/Thr kinase codes for the protein MVNPAPRTLAGRYEVGELIGRGGMAEVHIGRDNRLGRTVAIKILRSDLARDPSFQARFRREAQAAASLNHPAIVAVYDTGEDTSAESGGGVAHVPFIVMEYVEGHTVRDILRDGAAVPIDEAIEITAGVLSALEYSHHAGIVHRDIKPANVMLTSTGAVKVMDFGIARALADSSAMTQTQAVIGTAQYLSPEQARGETVDTRSDLYSTGCLLYELLTGRPPFVGDSPVAVAYQHVREEPVPPSKVAQDVPAVLDSIVLRALAKNRDDRFATAAEFRAALEAAARGETVAATQAFGAVPPADAQATQVLSPAAAATQVFGSPVPPAQNPAPWQTTPQGGVLDVEDDEEETNNRRKIIWTLVVVAVIAVLAIIGFSLLGGGGNKDAEPVTMPDLTGMTVEEARTELTEAGFTKSPLVATEKSSEIEEGVFIRSNPPANEEVDPATEVELWFSAGPDATSVPDVQGMSQDQAINALESAGLDVSGGATSEHSKDIPKGDVTRTDPAAGTSLERGASVKLFISDGQVEVPDVTPMNLEEAKAKLTELGLRVETVEEESEDAEKGTILKQSPGPGAVDQGSTITLTIAKKVEIQQVTVPSLTGWDRASAEGELFRLGLIPRVEEVFDNGVPAGQVMRTEPDAGQQRDVGSEVKVIVSKGPENQNPGNGDEGDGGWGNGDQGGEDDD
- a CDS encoding peptidoglycan D,D-transpeptidase FtsI family protein — encoded protein: MNKPIRRVSVIALVLFLSLFASSTWISFVQAPELNADSRNVRSLYREFGTNRGAIIVAGEEIASTEPIDDAFKYQRTYPQGELYAPITGFYSVVYGRTGIELAANEYLNGSSDSLAWARLENLITGEDPQGSAVELTINPVAQQAAWDALGGQRGAAVALDPTTGAILAMVSSPSFDPNTMATHSSADVRASYNSLLEDPDKPLINRTIAGDTYPPGSVFKLVTAAAALENGYTEDSAIEAPVTYRLPGTQTDLPNFGGASCTSGDTMPLADALKISCNTSFAILGNELGQQKISDQAEAFGFGDSIRVPMTVTASRYPENENDAQTALSAIGQQDVRVTPLQVAMVTSAIANGGELMTPYLIDQVRNPDLSVMSTTSPQRYGTPISQSTADQLTRMMTSVVRDGTGKAAQISGVDVAGKTGTAETGGDSSAHAWFTAFAPADNPQVVVAVVVENGGSAGSEATGGAVAAPIARHIMEAVISQ
- a CDS encoding DUF881 domain-containing protein, which codes for MSSAITTRSARIRTAVSVGVVLFLALWMIRASAETADSQNTRQSEGLADLIRTESTRQADLITTLGELETSVADMTKIAETTLPTLPTNVEKATALSLGMQEVTGPGVRLAMWDAPQTEDNLARFTPDDLVVHQQDLQGAINALWAGGAEAMTLQGQRVTPTTAFRCVGNVLLLHGQVYSPPFVVEAVGDPSALTEAVDNSPVLQVYQQYVDVVQLGWEFAEQESVTAPAASRAPSLKYATVPEDTDLWQVAD
- a CDS encoding serine/threonine-protein kinase, whose protein sequence is MKAAPGVAFNNRYRLVRQIAVGGMGEVWVARDESLARDIAVKVLKPEFVGNPDFLARFRTEARNAASLSHANIAQLYDYGEQGGSAYLVMELVGGEPMSDLLEREPVLPAARLLSILAQTARALHAAHVGGVVHRDIKPGNILLEHTGEVKITDFGVSLAANQIPMTAAGMVMGTAQYLSPEQAVGRPATGASDIYALGIVAYEAVAGNRPFTGKTPVDIAVAHVNEAVPPLPKNVHPDLVAIIMKMLAKDPLERPRSGAALAHTFEDIARTIADNPWPVGKKPDHLALDPTRHHVIEDTGPQILRRPPHSAPSVDHTGPRPERAVAPSSPFTDGGPGSVPARATPQSRPAAGAGVDSPITPVGSSSAPAGASHRRPGQRDASGGGQRGPSSSNSRRAHQAAKLNAQAQSAQSAPASSRPRLNPADYDELGATRPRGQLSDLRNARINDARAAARTAGSASAGSGSGRIPHAQSGGLGGSSSRPSRVPPGSQGLLDRVRSLGWFTLGLITVVALIMLATLIKGLVSPGASTTGSADHVPYWTRPVEFISALPTSQHDDSLGGSFGVTLTGKDVQW
- a CDS encoding cell division protein CrgA, with the translated sequence MPVSRSRKKRHQDDEVTQADHTPQQVGNPAWLAPTMVTLLIVGCLWVIVYYLTSATLGLPLPWIGQWNIAVGFVIMLGGLGLATRWR
- a CDS encoding anthranilate synthase component II, which codes for MVSILVIDNYDSFVYTIVGYLNELGATTHVVRNDAVPHVADRATYDGILVSPGPGTPAAAGESMQVIRDCAATGTPMLGVCLGHQALGEVFGGTVTHAPELMHGKTSPVTHDGTGVFAGLPSPFTATRYHSLAVVNGTVSDDLVVTAQVETESGPIIMGLQHRTLPLHGVQFHPESVLTEGGHRLLANWLELCGSTDAVAKSAGMAPLVRS